The Ancylothrix sp. D3o genome has a window encoding:
- the rpsJ gene encoding 30S ribosomal protein S10: MATLQQQKIRIRLKAYDRRLLDTSCEKIVDTANRTNATAIGPIPLPTRRRIYCLLRSPHVDKDSREHFETRTHRRIIDIYQPSSKTIDALMKLDLPAGVDIEVKL, translated from the coding sequence ATGGCTACTTTACAGCAACAAAAAATTCGCATCCGCTTGAAAGCTTACGACCGCCGCTTGCTCGATACATCCTGCGAAAAAATTGTCGATACTGCCAACCGCACCAACGCTACAGCTATTGGCCCGATTCCTCTGCCGACTCGCCGGCGCATTTATTGCTTGCTGCGTTCTCCTCACGTTGATAAGGACTCCCGCGAACATTTTGAAACTCGGACTCACCGCCGCATTATTGATATTTATCAGCCTTCTTCTAAAACCATTGATGCTTTGATGAAGCTAGACTTGCCGGCCGGTGTGGATATTGAAGTCAAACTCTAA
- a CDS encoding non-ribosomal peptide synthetase: MTQPIKDITALSATKRALFEALIKDKGLTISKIPKLSRENPNKYYPLSFAQQRLWFLEQIEPGNSVYNETISLRIKGELNITALEYSINEIISRHEILRTTFVSLKGEAFQVISNDEKLALSVTKISGLSPSEKEKKCDKLRSQLVKQTFDLTKWPLMRANLFQFEENEFVLFLVLHHLITDGWSSDRFIREMAAIYEAYLADQPASLPELPIQYADFASWQKQWLSGEVLNRQISYWKKQLSGPLPVLELPIDYPRPAIQSFVGAKESLMLSKPVSDQINRFCQQQEVTLFMTLLAGFQILLYRHTGQEDILIGSPIAGRNRAEIENLIGFFINTLVFRNQLDENSTFHKLLQRVRRVALDAYAHQDLPFEKLVEELQPDRDLSRTPVFQVFFNLLNFGIKTIDVAGLTWETLPRPEAEAKFDLTLYAREKSEVIQLEFVYNAGLFTSARIKEMLIQLSAIIEQAVNNSETKINQFSLVTVEAQKLLPHPEQFFNIEQQLPIHQLFGQQAQRVPQQAAVSDERQTWNYQELDTTSNQLANYLLQNGIESQEIIAIYAHRSAALVCGLLGVLKAGAAFLILDAKYPPERLIDCIKIAQPKAWIQMEAAGEMPEKLQEFIEAFSWKVNGFLPKTLGQIQNLFKEFSNELPAKEIKEDNLAYVAFTSGSTGQPKGILGTHGPVSHFLKWHTQTFKFDESDRFSMLSGLSHDPLLRDIFTPLSIGACLHIPNPDKILTPTWLGDWIQQCKITVVHLTPAMGEILTSGVKQPLTSLRYLFFGGDVLTVQEIKKIQKIATSATCVNFYGATETPQAMGYYIANDLSYLEQNEQAKIPIGRGIKDVQLLILNSSQQLAGIGELGEIYIRTPYLAKAYLGDQTLTQQRFITNSLTNIAEDRLYKTGDLGRYLPGGEIVIAGRADNQIKIRGFRIEPAEIETLLNRHPNIQQSAVIARSVTSSADKYLVAYIVINAQQIESKTHSQELIIEEIRNFLKEKLPDYMIPSFIVILDTLPLTPNGKLDRRALPAPEFSKTPEKESFTSARDEIETQLVEIWQKTLGVQPISVKDNYFELGGHSLLAVRLFSQIEETFNKKLPLAVLFQAPTIEQIAQILRQRNSSFSWETLVPIQTKGSKPPLFCVHAIGGNVLSYMGLAIYLGPDQPIYGLQARGLDGQQPPHTKMEDMAADYIKEMRNVQPQGPYFLAGHSLGGLIAFEIAQQLVAAGETVAFLGMFDSFSPTLFNKETPPFSYQMSIHKLNLSRLQGLQKVTYITDRVYWKIKPYIQKINNQFNLGLDRFLEEKFGGGISINQVKSFQHIEEANREAAKNYSPGIYSGKITLFQAIERPTNKYHYPLLGWEEFTESGVEVVEVPGHHKTLILEPYIRFLAEKLKLCLEKAV, encoded by the coding sequence ATGACACAGCCCATTAAAGATATTACCGCCTTATCAGCCACCAAAAGAGCTTTATTTGAAGCTTTAATCAAAGATAAAGGGCTGACAATTTCCAAAATCCCAAAACTTTCCCGCGAAAACCCTAACAAATATTATCCCCTTTCTTTCGCCCAACAACGGTTATGGTTTTTGGAGCAGATTGAGCCTGGTAATTCGGTATATAACGAAACAATCAGCTTGCGAATCAAGGGTGAGCTTAATATTACAGCCCTTGAATATAGCATTAACGAAATTATTTCCCGACATGAAATTTTACGCACAACCTTTGTTTCTTTAAAAGGTGAAGCATTTCAAGTAATTTCCAACGATGAAAAATTGGCTTTATCGGTTACAAAAATTAGCGGACTTTCCCCTTCAGAAAAAGAAAAAAAATGCGATAAATTGCGTTCTCAACTTGTTAAGCAGACCTTTGATTTAACTAAATGGCCGCTGATGCGAGCAAATTTATTTCAATTTGAGGAAAACGAATTTGTTCTGTTTTTAGTTTTGCATCATTTGATTACCGATGGTTGGTCGAGTGATAGATTCATTCGGGAAATGGCGGCTATTTATGAAGCTTACCTTGCTGATCAACCGGCCAGTCTTCCAGAACTTCCTATCCAGTATGCTGACTTTGCTTCCTGGCAAAAACAGTGGTTAAGTGGGGAAGTTTTAAACCGGCAAATTTCTTACTGGAAAAAGCAACTTAGCGGCCCATTGCCGGTGCTAGAATTGCCAATTGATTATCCGAGGCCGGCAATTCAATCCTTTGTCGGTGCTAAAGAAAGTTTAATGCTTTCTAAACCTGTTAGCGACCAAATTAATCGCTTTTGTCAACAGCAAGAAGTCACCTTATTTATGACTTTGTTGGCAGGATTTCAAATTTTGCTTTATCGTCACACAGGACAAGAAGATATTTTAATCGGTTCCCCTATTGCCGGTCGCAACCGTGCTGAAATAGAAAACCTGATCGGATTTTTTATCAATACCTTAGTTTTTCGCAATCAACTTGATGAAAATTCAACATTTCACAAACTTTTGCAAAGGGTGAGGCGGGTAGCTTTAGACGCTTATGCTCATCAAGATTTACCCTTTGAGAAATTAGTTGAAGAGTTACAGCCAGACAGAGATTTAAGCCGGACACCTGTCTTTCAAGTATTTTTTAATCTCTTGAATTTTGGCATAAAAACAATTGATGTAGCCGGCTTAACTTGGGAAACTTTACCGCGTCCAGAAGCCGAAGCAAAATTTGATTTAACTCTTTATGCCAGAGAAAAATCAGAGGTAATACAATTAGAATTTGTCTATAATGCCGGCCTATTTACCTCGGCGCGCATCAAAGAGATGCTGATACAGCTTTCCGCTATCATCGAGCAAGCAGTTAACAACTCTGAGACAAAAATTAATCAATTTTCTCTCGTAACGGTTGAGGCTCAAAAGCTGTTACCTCATCCAGAACAATTTTTTAATATTGAACAACAGTTACCAATTCATCAATTATTTGGTCAGCAAGCCCAACGGGTTCCGCAGCAAGCAGCCGTTAGCGATGAAAGGCAAACTTGGAATTATCAAGAACTGGATACTACCAGCAATCAACTTGCTAATTATCTCCTCCAAAATGGCATTGAATCTCAAGAAATTATCGCCATTTATGCTCACCGTAGTGCTGCTTTAGTTTGTGGGTTGCTGGGGGTGCTGAAAGCTGGTGCTGCTTTCCTAATTTTAGATGCTAAATATCCACCAGAAAGGCTTATTGATTGTATCAAAATCGCTCAACCTAAAGCATGGATTCAAATGGAAGCAGCCGGAGAAATGCCAGAAAAACTGCAAGAATTTATTGAGGCTTTTTCATGGAAAGTTAACGGGTTTTTGCCGAAAACATTAGGGCAAATTCAAAACTTATTCAAAGAATTTTCCAACGAATTACCGGCCAAAGAAATTAAAGAAGATAACTTAGCTTATGTTGCTTTTACCTCTGGCTCAACCGGCCAGCCTAAAGGCATTTTAGGCACTCATGGGCCCGTTTCTCATTTTCTGAAATGGCATACTCAAACCTTTAAATTTGATGAATCAGATCGCTTTAGTATGCTCTCAGGACTATCCCATGATCCGTTATTAAGAGACATTTTTACACCCTTAAGTATAGGTGCCTGTCTGCATATTCCCAATCCCGATAAAATCTTGACACCGACATGGTTAGGGGACTGGATACAGCAGTGTAAAATTACCGTTGTTCACTTAACACCGGCAATGGGAGAAATTCTAACTTCAGGAGTAAAACAGCCTTTAACTTCGTTGCGCTATCTTTTCTTTGGCGGAGATGTATTAACCGTACAAGAAATTAAAAAAATCCAAAAAATAGCAACTTCAGCTACTTGCGTTAATTTCTACGGAGCCACAGAAACTCCCCAAGCAATGGGATATTATATCGCCAATGATTTATCCTACTTGGAGCAAAATGAACAAGCTAAAATTCCCATTGGGCGAGGAATTAAAGATGTTCAACTGCTGATTTTAAATTCCTCTCAACAACTAGCAGGCATTGGAGAATTAGGAGAAATTTATATACGCACTCCTTACCTTGCTAAAGCATACTTAGGTGATCAAACCCTCACTCAACAGCGATTTATCACAAATTCCTTAACAAATATTGCCGAAGACCGGCTCTATAAAACAGGAGATTTAGGCCGGTATTTACCAGGAGGAGAAATTGTCATTGCAGGACGGGCAGATAACCAGATAAAAATTCGTGGTTTTCGTATAGAACCGGCAGAAATAGAAACCTTATTAAATCGACATCCAAACATTCAACAGAGTGCAGTTATTGCGCGTAGCGTCACATCTTCTGCCGATAAATACTTAGTAGCTTACATTGTTATTAACGCTCAGCAAATAGAGTCAAAAACCCATAGCCAAGAATTAATAATTGAGGAAATACGCAACTTCTTAAAAGAAAAACTTCCCGATTACATGATACCTTCTTTCATTGTCATCCTTGACACTTTGCCCCTCACTCCCAATGGCAAACTAGATCGGCGCGCTTTACCGGCACCGGAATTCTCAAAAACCCCAGAAAAAGAAAGTTTTACCTCAGCCCGCGACGAGATAGAAACTCAGCTAGTAGAAATTTGGCAAAAAACTTTAGGAGTTCAGCCCATTAGTGTCAAAGATAATTATTTTGAATTAGGGGGACATTCTCTGCTGGCGGTGCGTTTATTCTCGCAAATAGAGGAAACTTTTAATAAAAAATTGCCATTAGCCGTACTTTTTCAAGCACCAACCATTGAGCAAATAGCTCAAATTTTGCGACAAAGAAATTCGTCTTTCTCGTGGGAAACACTCGTACCCATTCAAACAAAAGGCTCTAAACCGCCTTTATTTTGCGTTCATGCCATTGGAGGAAATGTCTTATCTTATATGGGTTTAGCGATTTATTTAGGCCCAGATCAGCCGATTTACGGCCTACAAGCAAGGGGCTTAGATGGACAACAACCGCCTCATACAAAAATGGAAGACATGGCGGCAGACTATATCAAAGAAATGCGTAATGTTCAGCCACAAGGGCCCTATTTTTTAGCCGGTCATTCTTTGGGTGGACTGATCGCTTTTGAGATTGCCCAGCAGTTAGTGGCGGCTGGTGAAACCGTCGCTTTTCTGGGAATGTTTGATAGTTTTAGTCCTACTTTGTTTAACAAAGAAACACCACCATTTTCTTACCAAATGTCTATTCACAAACTCAACCTTTCTCGACTCCAAGGGCTGCAAAAAGTTACTTACATCACGGATCGCGTGTATTGGAAAATCAAACCCTACATTCAAAAAATTAATAACCAATTTAACTTAGGGCTTGATCGATTTTTAGAGGAGAAATTCGGCGGTGGCATCAGCATAAATCAGGTTAAATCCTTCCAACACATTGAAGAAGCGAACCGAGAAGCAGCTAAAAATTATTCACCGGGTATTTATTCAGGAAAAATTACCCTTTTTCAGGCCATAGAAAGGCCGACAAATAAATATCATTATCCCCTGTTGGGCTGGGAAGAATTTACAGAAAGTGGTGTGGAAGTTGTCGAGGTGCCGGGGCATCACAAAACTTTAATTTTAGAGCCTTATATTCGCTTTTTAGCAGAAAAATTAAAGTTGTGTCTGGAAAAAGCTGTGTAA
- a CDS encoding LON peptidase substrate-binding domain-containing protein — protein MASASSIAVRELPLFPLPEVVLFPGRPLPLHIFEFRYRIMMNTILESDRRFGVLMWDPVQGQPAAVGCCAEILQFQRLPDDRMKIWTLGQQRFRVLDYVREKPYRVGLVQWIEDEVPQQDLRPLATDVEQLLKDVVRLSAKLMDQKIELPEDIPSLPTELSYWVASNLYGVAAEQQALLEMQDTASRLEREAEILTSTRNHLAARTVLKDALK, from the coding sequence ATGGCTTCAGCATCCTCGATAGCAGTTCGAGAACTCCCCCTCTTTCCCTTGCCTGAAGTAGTTTTATTTCCAGGCCGGCCCCTCCCCCTGCACATTTTTGAGTTTCGCTATCGGATTATGATGAACACAATCCTCGAAAGCGACCGCAGGTTTGGAGTTTTGATGTGGGACCCCGTTCAAGGTCAACCCGCCGCCGTTGGATGCTGTGCAGAAATTTTGCAATTCCAACGTCTCCCCGATGACCGGATGAAAATATGGACTCTGGGCCAGCAACGGTTTCGGGTGCTGGACTATGTACGCGAAAAACCCTATCGTGTGGGTTTGGTTCAGTGGATTGAAGATGAAGTTCCCCAACAGGATCTCCGTCCTTTGGCAACTGATGTTGAACAATTGCTTAAAGATGTTGTTCGCTTGTCGGCTAAGTTGATGGATCAAAAAATTGAGTTGCCAGAAGATATTCCGTCTTTACCTACGGAGTTGTCTTACTGGGTGGCGAGTAATCTCTATGGGGTGGCGGCTGAACAGCAAGCGCTTCTGGAAATGCAGGATACGGCGAGCCGGTTGGAACGTGAGGCGGAAATTCTCACTTCTACTCGCAATCATCTGGCGGCTCGGACTGTGCTTAAGGATGCTTTGAAGTAG